In one Mycobacterium sp. NBC_00419 genomic region, the following are encoded:
- a CDS encoding O-methyltransferase, with protein sequence MNTLRDPKVASTLERMYAESAQQLAQLHTLDWHRLSSATAQERADALGDYYLPVTPESGQLLYTLVRASRPQTVVEFGMSLGLSTIHLAAAVRGNGAGRVITSELSAAKVTAATATFAEVGLSDVITVEEGDALRTLGALDGPVNFVLLDGWKELYLPVLQLLEPTLSSGALVVADNTGMSDTQPYLDYVRDPANGFVSVAFPVRDGSDAMEISCRA encoded by the coding sequence ATGAACACGCTGCGCGATCCGAAGGTGGCCTCGACCCTCGAGCGCATGTACGCCGAGTCCGCTCAGCAGCTGGCGCAGCTGCACACCCTCGACTGGCACCGGCTGAGTTCGGCGACCGCCCAGGAACGCGCCGACGCGCTGGGCGACTACTACCTTCCGGTGACACCCGAATCCGGCCAGCTGCTCTACACCCTGGTGCGCGCATCGCGGCCACAGACCGTCGTCGAGTTCGGAATGTCGTTGGGGCTGTCCACTATTCACCTCGCCGCAGCCGTGCGCGGCAACGGCGCGGGGCGCGTGATCACCTCGGAGCTCAGCGCTGCCAAGGTCACCGCGGCCACGGCAACGTTCGCCGAGGTGGGCCTGAGTGACGTGATCACCGTCGAGGAGGGCGACGCCCTGCGGACGCTGGGCGCACTCGACGGCCCGGTGAACTTCGTATTGCTCGACGGCTGGAAAGAGCTCTACCTGCCGGTGCTGCAGCTCCTCGAGCCGACGCTGAGCAGCGGGGCACTCGTCGTCGCCGACAACACCGGGATGTCCGATACGCAGCCCTACCTGGACTACGTGCGCGACCCCGCCAACGGCTTCGTCAGCGTGGCGTTCCCGGTACGCGACGGCAGCGACGCGATGGAGATCAGCTGCCGCGCCTAG
- a CDS encoding fatty acyl-AMP ligase, whose amino-acid sequence MSRFTDKMFHNAMTSSKGMVTGEPVEPVRHTWREVHERARRIAGGLAAADIGLGDAIGVLAGAPVEIAPTAQGLWMRGASLTMLHQPTPRTDLEQWAKDTANVIAMIEAKAVIVSDPFLIAIPVLEEAGVKVLTVEDLLKAEPIDPVETSEDDVALMQLTSGSTGSPKAVIITHRNIHSNAEAMFIGAKYDIDTDVMVSWLPCFHDMGMVGFLTIPMYFGAELVKVTPMDFLRDTLLWAKLIDKYKGTMTAAPNFAYALFAKRLRRQAKPGEYDLSSLRFALSGAEPVEPADVEDLLDAGRPFGLQPEAILPAYGMAETTLAVSFSECGAGLVVDEVDADLLAALRRAVPATKGNTRRLATLGPLLTGIEARIVDEDGNVLPARGVGIIELRGESLTPGYITMGGFVPAQDEHGWLDAGDLGYLTDNGHVVVCGRVKDVIIMAGRNIYPTDIERAAGRVEGVRPGCAVAVRLDAGHSRESFAVAVESNAWQDPVEVRRIEHQVAHEVVAEVDVRPRNVVVLGPGTIPKTPSGKLRRANSVALVT is encoded by the coding sequence GTGAGCCGTTTTACCGACAAGATGTTCCACAACGCCATGACCAGCTCCAAAGGGATGGTCACCGGCGAGCCCGTCGAACCGGTTCGGCACACCTGGCGGGAGGTGCACGAGCGAGCCCGCCGCATCGCCGGTGGCCTGGCCGCCGCCGACATCGGCCTCGGGGACGCCATCGGTGTGCTCGCCGGCGCGCCTGTCGAGATCGCTCCGACGGCCCAGGGCCTGTGGATGCGTGGCGCCAGCCTGACCATGCTGCACCAGCCCACCCCGCGCACCGACCTGGAGCAGTGGGCCAAGGACACCGCCAACGTCATCGCCATGATCGAGGCCAAAGCGGTCATCGTGTCCGACCCGTTCCTGATCGCCATCCCGGTCCTCGAAGAGGCCGGTGTCAAGGTGCTCACCGTCGAGGATCTGCTGAAAGCCGAGCCGATCGACCCGGTCGAGACCTCCGAGGACGATGTCGCGCTGATGCAGCTGACGTCGGGATCCACGGGTTCGCCCAAGGCCGTCATCATCACCCACCGCAACATCCACTCCAACGCCGAGGCGATGTTCATCGGCGCCAAGTACGACATCGACACCGACGTCATGGTCAGCTGGCTGCCGTGCTTCCACGACATGGGCATGGTCGGCTTCCTGACCATCCCGATGTACTTCGGGGCCGAGCTGGTCAAGGTCACCCCGATGGACTTCCTGCGGGACACCCTGCTGTGGGCCAAGCTCATCGACAAGTACAAGGGCACCATGACCGCGGCGCCGAACTTTGCGTACGCGCTGTTCGCCAAGCGGTTGCGCCGGCAGGCCAAGCCTGGCGAGTACGACCTGTCCAGCCTGCGGTTCGCGCTGTCCGGCGCCGAGCCGGTGGAGCCCGCCGACGTCGAGGACCTGCTCGACGCGGGCCGGCCGTTCGGGCTGCAGCCCGAGGCGATCCTGCCCGCGTACGGCATGGCCGAGACCACCCTGGCGGTGTCGTTCTCGGAGTGCGGCGCCGGTCTGGTGGTCGATGAGGTCGACGCCGACCTGCTGGCCGCACTGCGCCGCGCCGTGCCCGCCACCAAGGGCAACACCCGCCGGCTGGCCACCCTCGGTCCGCTGCTGACCGGCATCGAGGCCCGCATCGTCGACGAGGACGGCAATGTGCTGCCGGCCCGCGGTGTCGGCATCATCGAACTGCGCGGCGAGTCGCTGACCCCGGGCTACATCACGATGGGCGGCTTCGTGCCCGCGCAGGACGAGCACGGCTGGCTCGACGCCGGTGACCTCGGCTACCTGACCGACAACGGCCACGTCGTCGTGTGCGGTCGCGTCAAGGACGTCATCATCATGGCCGGGCGCAACATCTACCCGACCGACATCGAGCGAGCCGCGGGCCGCGTCGAGGGTGTGCGGCCCGGCTGCGCCGTCGCTGTCCGCCTGGATGCCGGGCATTCGCGGGAGTCCTTCGCGGTCGCCGTGGAATCCAACGCCTGGCAGGATCCGGTCGAGGTGCGCCGCATCGAGCATCAGGTGGCCCACGAGGTGGTCGCCGAGGTCGACGTCCGGCCGCGCAACGTCGTGGTCCTGGGTCCGGGCACCATCCCGAAGACCCCGTCGGGCAAGCTGCGTCGCGCCAACTCGGTCGCGCTGGTCACCTAG
- a CDS encoding 4-(cytidine 5'-diphospho)-2-C-methyl-D-erythritol kinase translates to MSRSNGSIAPEWVPTGSVTVRVPGKVNLFLGVGDRRDDGYHELTTVFHAVSLVDEVTVRNADVLSLQTVGEGAEVVPADDRNLAWQAAELMAEHVGRAPDVEIVIDKSIPVAGGMAGGSADAAAVLVAINTLWELGVPRRDLHALAAELGSDVPFALHGGTALGTGRGEELATVLARSTFHWVLAFGAGGLSTAAVYNEIDRLREGGEPPRLDDPEPLLGALAGGDPRELAPLLGNDLQPAALSLHPDLRRTLRAGTEAGALAGIVSGSGPTCAFLCESAAAALDVGTELAGAGVCRTVRVASGPVHGARVVPGLSP, encoded by the coding sequence GTGTCTCGGTCCAACGGCTCGATCGCTCCGGAATGGGTGCCGACCGGCTCGGTGACCGTGCGGGTGCCCGGCAAGGTGAACCTGTTTCTCGGCGTCGGTGACCGCCGCGACGACGGCTATCACGAGCTGACCACCGTCTTCCATGCCGTGTCCCTGGTCGACGAGGTGACGGTCCGCAATGCCGACGTGCTCTCCTTGCAGACGGTTGGCGAGGGCGCCGAGGTGGTGCCCGCCGATGACCGCAACCTGGCCTGGCAGGCCGCCGAACTCATGGCCGAGCACGTCGGGCGCGCCCCGGATGTCGAGATCGTGATCGACAAGTCGATCCCCGTGGCCGGCGGAATGGCGGGCGGCAGCGCCGACGCCGCCGCTGTGCTGGTGGCCATCAACACGCTGTGGGAGCTCGGGGTGCCGCGGCGCGACCTGCACGCGCTGGCGGCCGAACTGGGCAGCGACGTCCCGTTCGCCCTGCACGGCGGCACCGCCCTGGGGACCGGGCGCGGCGAGGAACTGGCCACGGTGCTGGCCCGCAGCACGTTTCACTGGGTGCTGGCGTTCGGCGCAGGCGGCCTGTCGACGGCCGCGGTCTACAACGAGATCGACCGGTTGCGCGAGGGCGGCGAGCCGCCCCGCCTCGATGACCCCGAACCGCTGCTCGGGGCGCTGGCCGGGGGAGACCCCCGGGAACTGGCGCCACTGCTGGGCAACGACCTGCAGCCGGCGGCGCTGAGCCTGCACCCGGACCTGCGCCGGACGTTGCGTGCTGGCACCGAAGCCGGGGCGCTGGCGGGCATCGTGTCCGGATCGGGCCCCACGTGCGCGTTCCTGTGTGAGTCGGCCGCGGCCGCCCTCGACGTGGGCACGGAACTGGCCGGGGCCGGGGTGTGCCGGACGGTCAGGGTGGCCAGCGGCCCGGTTCACGGGGCGCGCGTCGTCCCGGGCCTGTCGCCATAG
- a CDS encoding serine/threonine-protein kinase — MAQPGQLFEGYLVGELLGRGGQAAVYRAQGSEAAHRVVALKVLDDQHRDPASTARLAREFRIAASLHHRHIVPVFTHGAFWMTMHYLDGGSAAALPTVQTRLEALDQIASALDHAHHHGIVHTDVKPANILVHQDFSQFGAMLIDFGVAHVLAEDVWHRATQVLASLPYAAPELLQGRLPQAATDEYALACTAVEMLTGHTPFTGDNAMALMDAHLHVAPPEMSRRVPWLSRSFDRVLARAIAKDPDRRYESCAEMMRHISDAVSRRAQ; from the coding sequence GTGGCGCAACCCGGGCAGCTGTTCGAGGGCTACCTCGTCGGGGAACTGCTCGGCCGCGGCGGGCAGGCGGCCGTGTACCGGGCCCAGGGTTCCGAAGCGGCCCATCGGGTCGTCGCACTGAAGGTTCTCGACGACCAGCACCGCGATCCCGCCAGCACTGCCCGACTGGCCCGCGAGTTCCGTATCGCGGCCAGCCTGCACCATCGGCACATCGTGCCGGTATTCACCCACGGTGCGTTCTGGATGACGATGCACTACCTCGACGGCGGCAGCGCGGCCGCTCTGCCGACGGTGCAGACCAGGCTCGAGGCCCTCGACCAGATTGCCTCGGCACTCGATCACGCCCACCATCACGGCATCGTGCACACCGACGTCAAGCCCGCCAATATCCTTGTGCACCAGGACTTTTCACAGTTCGGCGCGATGCTCATAGATTTCGGCGTGGCGCATGTCCTCGCCGAGGACGTCTGGCACCGGGCAACTCAGGTGCTCGCCTCGCTGCCGTATGCGGCACCGGAGCTGTTGCAGGGCAGGTTGCCGCAAGCCGCCACCGACGAATACGCCCTGGCCTGCACGGCGGTGGAGATGCTGACCGGTCACACCCCGTTCACCGGTGACAATGCGATGGCACTGATGGACGCACACCTGCACGTGGCGCCACCGGAGATGTCCCGTCGCGTCCCGTGGCTGTCACGGTCATTCGACCGCGTGCTGGCGCGCGCGATCGCCAAGGATCCAGACCGGCGCTACGAGTCGTGCGCGGAGATGATGCGTCACATCAGTGACGCGGTGTCCCGAAGGGCTCAGTAG
- the rsmA gene encoding 16S rRNA (adenine(1518)-N(6)/adenine(1519)-N(6))-dimethyltransferase RsmA, protein MTIRLLGRTEIRNLAKELDFRPRKSLGQNFVHDANTVRRIVSASGINKHDHVLEVGPGLGSLTLALLDRGATVSAIEIDPVLAQRLPKTVAEHSHSEIHRLTVLNQDILALRRADLDELPTAVVANLPYNIAVPALLHLLSEFPSIRTVMVMVQAEVAERLAAEPGGKDYGVPSVKVRFFGKVRRYGMVSPTVFWPIPRVYSGLVRIDRHETSPWPTDDGFRSRVFELIDIAFAQRRKTVRNAFLEWAGTGNESAERLLAASIDPARRGETLGIADFVRLYQRSGDFAPAADTADESTSRPIRVY, encoded by the coding sequence ATGACAATTCGTCTTCTCGGACGTACCGAGATCCGGAACTTGGCCAAAGAACTCGACTTTCGGCCGCGTAAATCGCTTGGTCAGAATTTCGTTCACGACGCCAACACCGTGCGCCGCATCGTGTCCGCCTCGGGTATCAACAAGCACGATCATGTGCTCGAGGTCGGCCCCGGTCTGGGATCGCTGACTCTGGCCCTGCTCGATCGCGGTGCGACGGTCAGTGCCATCGAGATCGATCCGGTGCTCGCGCAGCGGCTGCCCAAGACCGTCGCCGAGCACTCGCACAGCGAGATTCACCGGCTGACCGTCCTTAACCAGGACATTCTCGCCCTCCGGCGCGCTGACCTGGACGAACTGCCCACCGCGGTGGTGGCCAACCTGCCGTACAACATCGCCGTGCCGGCGCTGCTGCACCTGCTGTCGGAGTTCCCGTCGATCCGCACCGTGATGGTGATGGTCCAGGCCGAGGTCGCCGAGCGTCTCGCCGCCGAGCCCGGTGGCAAGGACTACGGGGTGCCCAGCGTCAAGGTCCGGTTCTTCGGCAAGGTGCGCCGCTACGGCATGGTCTCGCCGACGGTGTTCTGGCCGATCCCGCGGGTGTACTCGGGTCTGGTCCGCATCGACCGGCACGAGACGTCGCCGTGGCCGACCGACGACGGCTTCCGGTCGCGGGTCTTCGAGCTGATCGACATCGCGTTCGCCCAGCGGCGCAAGACCGTCCGCAACGCCTTCCTGGAGTGGGCGGGCACCGGCAACGAGTCCGCCGAACGGCTGCTGGCCGCCAGCATCGACCCCGCCCGCCGGGGCGAGACGCTGGGCATCGCCGACTTCGTCCGGCTCTATCAGCGCTCCGGGGATTTCGCGCCGGCCGCCGACACCGCCGACGAGAGCACCTCACGGCCCATCCGGGTCTACTGA
- a CDS encoding transglycosylase family protein yields the protein MNALTKLHQSPSPALRLVVAALLLTLAGAGVFAVTAHKTVTLEVDGTQTKVTTMKSRVIDIVEESGYSVADRDDLFPAAGQAVHDAETIVLRRSRPLQISLDGQDTKQVWTTASTVDEALDQLRMTDTAPAAASRGSRLPLEGMALPVVSAKTVQINDGGQISTVHLAAPNVGALLAAAGVPLEQADTVVPTASSPVIAGMQIQVTRTRIEKVTQQVPLLPPAKRIEDPTLNMSRQVVDDPGTPGLQDVTFAVAKVNGVETGRLPVANTVIVAARESVVRIGAKPGTEVPPVSNGAIWDAISRCEAGGNWAINTGNGYYGGVQFDQNTWERNGGLRYAGRADLATREEQIAIAEVTRARQGWGAWPVCGRGAS from the coding sequence TTGAATGCGTTGACCAAGCTCCACCAGTCGCCGTCACCCGCCCTACGCCTGGTCGTCGCCGCCCTGCTGCTGACGCTGGCCGGCGCCGGAGTCTTCGCGGTGACCGCCCACAAGACCGTGACCCTCGAGGTCGACGGCACCCAGACCAAAGTCACCACCATGAAGTCGCGGGTGATCGACATCGTCGAGGAGAGCGGCTACTCCGTCGCCGACCGTGACGACCTGTTCCCGGCGGCCGGCCAGGCCGTCCACGACGCCGAGACCATCGTGCTGCGTCGCAGCCGCCCGCTGCAGATCTCGCTGGACGGCCAGGACACCAAGCAGGTGTGGACCACGGCGTCGACGGTCGACGAGGCGCTCGACCAGCTGCGGATGACCGACACCGCCCCGGCCGCCGCCTCGCGCGGCAGCCGCCTGCCGCTCGAAGGCATGGCCCTGCCGGTGGTCAGCGCAAAAACGGTGCAGATCAACGACGGTGGGCAGATCAGCACGGTCCACCTGGCCGCCCCGAATGTCGGCGCACTGCTGGCCGCGGCCGGCGTTCCGCTGGAACAGGCCGACACCGTCGTGCCCACCGCGTCCTCCCCGGTGATCGCCGGAATGCAGATCCAGGTCACCCGGACCCGCATCGAGAAGGTGACCCAGCAGGTGCCGCTGCTGCCGCCGGCCAAGCGCATCGAAGACCCGACGCTGAATATGAGCCGTCAGGTTGTCGACGACCCGGGAACACCCGGGTTGCAAGACGTAACTTTTGCTGTCGCGAAGGTCAACGGTGTGGAAACCGGACGGCTGCCCGTTGCCAACACCGTTATCGTGGCGGCGCGTGAATCGGTTGTCCGTATCGGAGCAAAACCGGGAACAGAAGTTCCCCCGGTAAGTAATGGCGCTATTTGGGATGCGATTTCTCGGTGCGAAGCCGGCGGCAACTGGGCGATCAACACAGGCAACGGGTACTACGGCGGTGTGCAGTTTGATCAAAACACCTGGGAAAGAAACGGTGGTCTGAGGTATGCTGGCCGAGCTGATCTGGCTACCAGAGAAGAACAAATAGCAATTGCTGAAGTTACTCGGGCACGACAAGGATGGGGAGCGTGGCCGGTGTGCGGTAGGGGAGCATCATGA
- a CDS encoding TatD family hydrolase, translating into MPAPLNPLIDAHTHLDACGARDADDVRAVLDRAESVGVLAAVTIADDLDAARWAAQAATWDPRVYAAVALHPTRAAALTEAARAELEQLAAHQRVVAIGETGMDLYWPGKLDGCADPAVQRESFAWHIDLAKRTGKPLMIHNRDADAEVLDVLAAEGAPETVIFHCFSSGPQMARTCVDAGWVLSLSGTVSFKNARELREAATLIPPGQLLVETDAPFLTPHPYRGAPNEPYCLPYTVRALAEVVDRPAELLAEQTTATARRVYGL; encoded by the coding sequence ATGCCGGCACCGCTGAACCCGCTCATTGATGCCCACACCCACCTGGACGCGTGCGGCGCCCGCGACGCCGACGACGTGCGCGCGGTGCTCGACCGTGCCGAATCGGTCGGAGTGCTCGCGGCGGTGACCATCGCCGACGACCTGGACGCCGCCCGCTGGGCGGCGCAGGCCGCCACCTGGGACCCCAGGGTCTACGCCGCGGTGGCGTTGCACCCGACCCGGGCCGCAGCGCTGACCGAGGCCGCCCGCGCCGAACTGGAGCAGCTGGCCGCCCACCAGCGGGTGGTCGCGATCGGCGAGACCGGAATGGACCTGTACTGGCCCGGCAAGCTGGACGGCTGCGCTGACCCCGCGGTGCAGCGGGAGTCGTTCGCCTGGCACATCGACCTGGCCAAGCGCACCGGCAAGCCGCTGATGATCCACAACCGCGACGCCGATGCCGAGGTGCTCGACGTACTGGCGGCCGAGGGGGCACCGGAGACTGTCATCTTCCATTGCTTCTCGTCCGGGCCGCAGATGGCGCGAACCTGCGTCGACGCCGGCTGGGTGCTGAGCCTGTCGGGAACCGTGAGCTTCAAGAACGCGCGCGAGCTGCGGGAGGCCGCGACGCTTATCCCGCCCGGGCAGCTGCTGGTCGAAACCGATGCGCCGTTCCTGACCCCGCACCCCTACCGTGGTGCGCCCAACGAGCCGTATTGCCTGCCCTACACCGTGCGGGCGCTGGCCGAGGTCGTCGACCGGCCTGCTGAGCTGCTCGCCGAGCAGACCACGGCCACCGCGCGGCGGGTCTACGGTCTCTAA
- the metG gene encoding methionine--tRNA ligase, whose amino-acid sequence MSEPFYITTAIDYPNGAPHIGHAYEKIATDAIARFKRLDGFDVRFLTGTDVHGLKMAETAAAQGIPTAELARRNSDVFQEMQQRLNISFDRFIRTSDADHYEASKAIWQRMNESGDIYLGSYQGWYSVRDERFFTEDETEVRDDGARYAVETGTPVTWTEEQTYFFRLSAYTDRLLDLYKANPDFIGPDVRRNEVVSFVSGGLRDLSISRTTFDWGVPVPDHPEHVMYVWVDALTNYLTGVGFPDTDSAAFQRYWPADLHVIGKDIVRFHTVYWPAFLMSAGIELPKRVFAHGFINVKGEKMSKSVGNVIDPIALVDEFGVDQVRYFFLREVPFGQDGSYSEDAIIGRINADLANEFGNLAQRSLSMVNKNLGAAVPTPGEFTAEDTELLALADGLLDRVRAAFDEQQMHLALEAIWLMLGAANRYFSAQEPWVLRKSETAADQGRFRTVLYVTLEVVRIAALLVQPVMPSSAATLLDLLGQPESQRDFTAVRVRIVPETALPAPSGVFPRYQSE is encoded by the coding sequence ATGAGCGAGCCCTTCTACATCACCACGGCGATCGACTATCCCAACGGTGCGCCCCACATCGGGCACGCCTACGAGAAGATCGCGACCGACGCGATCGCACGCTTCAAGCGACTCGACGGCTTCGACGTCCGCTTCCTCACCGGCACCGACGTGCACGGCCTGAAGATGGCGGAGACCGCGGCGGCCCAGGGCATCCCCACCGCGGAGCTGGCGCGGCGCAACTCCGACGTCTTCCAGGAGATGCAGCAGCGGCTGAACATCTCCTTCGACCGGTTCATCCGGACCAGCGACGCCGATCACTACGAGGCGTCCAAGGCCATCTGGCAGCGGATGAACGAGTCCGGCGACATCTACCTGGGCAGCTACCAGGGCTGGTATTCGGTGCGCGACGAACGCTTCTTCACCGAGGACGAGACCGAGGTCCGCGACGACGGCGCGCGCTACGCGGTCGAAACCGGCACCCCGGTCACCTGGACCGAGGAGCAGACGTACTTCTTCCGGCTCTCGGCCTACACCGATCGGCTGCTGGACCTCTATAAGGCCAACCCCGACTTCATCGGGCCCGACGTCCGGCGCAACGAGGTCGTCAGCTTCGTCTCCGGCGGCCTGCGCGACCTGTCCATCTCCCGGACCACCTTCGACTGGGGGGTTCCGGTCCCCGACCATCCCGAGCACGTGATGTACGTCTGGGTGGACGCGTTGACCAACTACCTGACCGGGGTCGGTTTCCCCGACACCGACTCCGCGGCGTTCCAGCGCTACTGGCCGGCCGATCTACACGTGATCGGCAAGGACATCGTCCGGTTCCACACGGTGTACTGGCCGGCGTTCCTGATGTCGGCGGGTATCGAGCTGCCCAAGCGGGTGTTCGCCCACGGGTTCATCAACGTCAAGGGCGAGAAGATGAGCAAGTCGGTGGGCAACGTGATCGACCCGATCGCGCTGGTCGACGAGTTCGGCGTCGACCAGGTGCGCTACTTCTTCCTGCGTGAGGTGCCGTTCGGACAGGACGGCAGCTACAGCGAGGACGCCATCATCGGCAGAATCAACGCCGACCTGGCCAACGAGTTCGGCAACCTGGCGCAGCGCTCGCTGTCGATGGTCAACAAGAACCTCGGCGCGGCGGTGCCCACACCGGGTGAGTTCACCGCCGAGGACACCGAGCTGCTGGCGCTGGCCGACGGGCTGCTGGACCGGGTGCGGGCGGCGTTCGACGAGCAGCAGATGCACCTCGCGCTGGAGGCCATCTGGCTGATGCTGGGCGCGGCCAACCGGTACTTCTCCGCGCAGGAGCCCTGGGTGTTGCGCAAGTCGGAGACTGCCGCCGACCAGGGCCGGTTCCGCACCGTGCTGTACGTGACGCTGGAGGTGGTGCGGATCGCCGCGCTGCTCGTCCAGCCGGTGATGCCGTCGTCGGCGGCCACCCTGCTCGACCTGCTGGGCCAGCCGGAGTCGCAGCGGGACTTCACCGCTGTGAGGGTGCGGATCGTCCCCGAGACCGCGCTGCCCGCCCCGAGCGGGGTGTTCCCGCGCTACCAATCTGAGTGA